In one window of Thermodesulfobacteriota bacterium DNA:
- the thiC gene encoding phosphomethylpyrimidine synthase ThiC yields the protein MTQLEAARKGVTTEEMRSAASSEGVDPDFIRKGVEDGTVVITKNRLHRSIQGLAVGRGLRTKVNANIGSSQDRADIEEELTKLRAAIEAGADAVMDLSTGGDVSAIRKAVMSESTVPIGTVPIYQAAYDARKKGKSFVELEPDEMFDSIEAHAEDGVDFVTVHCGVTRSSVERVRQEGRIMGIVSRGGALTAEWMKFNKKENPLYEGYDRLLKIAKKYDMVLSLGDGLRPGCLADATDRGQVHELITLGELAKMAFDEGVQVMIEGPGHVPLDQIEANITIQKRLCNGAPFYVLGPLVTDIAPGYDHITSAIGGAIAAAAGADFLCYVTPSEHLRLPTVEDVREGVMASRIAAHAGDISKKAKGAMEADIRLARARKALDWEEQIRLSIDPKRARAIRETSPPEDESVCTMCGSLCAIKIQK from the coding sequence ATGACACAGCTTGAGGCCGCCCGCAAGGGCGTTACAACCGAAGAGATGCGGAGCGCGGCATCCTCCGAAGGCGTAGACCCGGACTTCATAAGAAAGGGCGTTGAGGACGGAACTGTCGTAATCACGAAAAACAGGCTGCACCGCTCCATACAGGGCCTTGCAGTCGGGCGGGGCCTCAGGACCAAGGTCAACGCCAACATAGGCTCTTCGCAGGACAGGGCCGACATAGAGGAAGAGCTTACAAAGCTCAGGGCCGCCATCGAAGCCGGGGCCGATGCCGTGATGGACCTCTCGACCGGCGGGGACGTATCCGCCATAAGGAAGGCAGTTATGTCCGAATCGACGGTGCCTATAGGCACCGTACCCATCTACCAGGCCGCCTATGACGCCAGAAAGAAAGGCAAGTCGTTTGTAGAGCTCGAGCCGGATGAGATGTTCGATTCTATCGAGGCCCATGCCGAGGACGGGGTGGACTTCGTGACAGTCCACTGCGGCGTTACGCGGAGCTCGGTTGAGAGGGTAAGGCAAGAAGGGCGCATAATGGGTATCGTCAGCAGGGGCGGCGCCCTCACGGCCGAGTGGATGAAGTTCAACAAGAAAGAGAACCCGCTTTACGAGGGCTATGACAGGCTCTTGAAGATCGCAAAAAAGTACGACATGGTCTTGAGCCTCGGCGACGGCCTACGCCCCGGCTGCCTTGCAGACGCGACGGACAGGGGCCAGGTACATGAGCTCATAACGCTCGGCGAGCTTGCGAAAATGGCCTTCGACGAAGGCGTGCAGGTCATGATAGAAGGCCCGGGGCACGTGCCGCTCGACCAGATAGAGGCGAACATAACCATCCAGAAGCGGCTCTGTAACGGCGCGCCCTTCTATGTGCTCGGCCCGCTCGTAACCGACATAGCGCCGGGATACGACCACATAACATCCGCTATCGGCGGGGCCATAGCCGCCGCTGCCGGGGCGGATTTCCTCTGCTATGTTACCCCGAGCGAGCACCTGAGGCTGCCGACGGTCGAAGACGTCCGCGAGGGGGTCATGGCTTCGCGCATAGCCGCGCACGCCGGGGACATATCGAAAAAGGCCAAGGGCGCTATGGAAGCCGACATAAGGCTCGCCAGGGCAAGGAAGGCCCTCGACTGGGAGGAGCAGATAAGGCTCTCGATAGACCCTAAAAGGGCCAGGGCCATAAGGGAGACGAGCCCGCCCGAGGACGAGAGCGTCTGCACCATGTGCGGGAGCCTCTGCGCGATAAAGATACAGAAATAA